One genomic region from Nocardia vinacea encodes:
- a CDS encoding hydrolase — protein sequence MPVTTLDERTALVVIDLQQGIVAAPRQPHSAAAVIENSAALVHAFREHGLPVVLVRVSFAPDGADQVKGRNEFPYPGGNPPEGWDRIVDELIGHPEDIHVTKRNWGAFYGTDLDLQLRRRGITQIVLAGIATSIGVESTARAAHEHGYHVTLAVDAMTDSDAEAHQHSISKIFPRLGETGSTAEIVELLAATR from the coding sequence ATGCCGGTCACCACACTCGACGAGCGCACCGCCCTGGTCGTCATCGACCTCCAGCAAGGCATTGTCGCCGCACCGCGCCAACCACATTCGGCCGCCGCGGTCATCGAGAATTCCGCCGCACTCGTCCACGCATTCCGGGAGCACGGCCTGCCGGTAGTACTTGTCCGCGTCTCGTTCGCGCCCGATGGTGCCGATCAGGTGAAGGGGCGCAATGAATTTCCGTATCCGGGCGGAAACCCGCCCGAGGGTTGGGACCGGATCGTGGACGAGCTCATCGGCCATCCGGAGGATATCCACGTCACCAAGCGCAACTGGGGCGCGTTCTACGGCACCGACCTCGATCTGCAACTGCGTCGCCGCGGCATCACCCAGATCGTGCTCGCCGGAATCGCCACCAGCATTGGCGTCGAATCCACCGCCCGCGCCGCGCACGAACACGGCTACCACGTCACCCTGGCCGTCGACGCCATGACCGACTCCGATGCCGAGGCCCACCAGCACAGCATCAGCAAGATCTTCCCGCGTCTCGGCGAAACCGGCAGCACCGCCGAAATCGTCGAACTGCTCGCCGCGACCCGCTGA
- a CDS encoding MarR family winged helix-turn-helix transcriptional regulator, which yields MDEKISESAVRAASEVRVVVGRLRRRLRELAADDDLTPSQAAVLSRLDRDGAASTSDLAAAERVRPQSMAMTVAALDRYGFVARRPDPTDGRRQLLSLTAAGRERLKGDRQVRQEWLARTLHERYTEAQRRTILEALALLDDVAQS from the coding sequence ATGGACGAGAAGATCTCCGAATCGGCCGTCCGAGCCGCCAGTGAGGTGCGGGTTGTCGTCGGCAGGCTGCGGCGGCGCCTGCGCGAACTGGCCGCCGATGACGACCTAACCCCCTCGCAGGCGGCGGTACTGAGTCGCCTGGATCGGGACGGCGCGGCATCCACCAGTGATCTGGCGGCGGCCGAACGGGTGCGGCCGCAGTCGATGGCAATGACCGTCGCGGCGCTGGATCGCTACGGATTCGTGGCGCGTCGTCCGGATCCCACGGACGGGCGCAGGCAATTGCTGTCGTTGACCGCTGCGGGCCGTGAGCGACTGAAGGGCGACCGGCAGGTGCGTCAGGAGTGGTTGGCGCGCACGCTGCACGAGCGGTATACCGAGGCGCAGCGGCGCACCATCCTCGAAGCGCTCGCATTGCTGGACGATGTGGCGCAATCATGA
- a CDS encoding D-isomer specific 2-hydroxyacid dehydrogenase family protein — protein sequence MSPAEVPVPVAIGPSTPAPTLLRKAVVEGGATIADLPQARALIWAGGPGEFPDELPPSVEWVQLPAAGVEDWFTAGILARHPDIRFTSAAGAFAASVAEHALMLLLAGVRYLPEHLRAGSWRQHEFFPHVGTLHGRTVTIVGAGGIGRALIPMLVPLGAHIIAVNRSGRPVTGPGIPDTVETLPAEHLARIWPRTDHVVIAAPATPETKHLVGAEELARLKPSSWVINVARGSLIDTDALVGALASGAIGGAGLDVTDPEPLPDGHPLWVLPNAIVTPHDSNPPQLRLAAFADHVGANVQRFTTGRDLLAPIDTERGY from the coding sequence ATGAGCCCCGCCGAGGTTCCGGTGCCGGTCGCGATCGGCCCGTCGACGCCCGCGCCGACGCTGCTGCGCAAGGCCGTCGTCGAGGGCGGCGCGACCATCGCGGATCTGCCGCAGGCGCGGGCCTTGATCTGGGCGGGTGGGCCGGGCGAATTCCCGGACGAGTTGCCGCCGTCCGTCGAATGGGTGCAGCTGCCCGCGGCCGGTGTCGAGGACTGGTTCACCGCGGGCATTCTCGCTCGGCACCCGGACATTCGATTCACCTCCGCCGCAGGCGCTTTCGCCGCGAGCGTGGCCGAGCACGCACTGATGCTGCTGCTCGCCGGAGTGCGTTATCTGCCGGAGCACCTGCGGGCGGGCAGTTGGCGACAGCACGAGTTCTTCCCGCACGTCGGCACACTGCACGGCAGAACGGTCACCATCGTCGGCGCGGGCGGGATCGGGCGCGCCCTGATTCCCATGCTCGTCCCGCTCGGCGCGCACATCATCGCCGTCAATCGCTCCGGCCGGCCGGTGACCGGACCCGGCATTCCGGATACCGTCGAGACCCTTCCGGCCGAACATCTCGCCCGCATCTGGCCGCGCACCGATCACGTGGTGATCGCCGCGCCCGCGACGCCCGAGACGAAACACCTGGTCGGAGCCGAGGAACTGGCCCGGTTGAAGCCGTCTTCCTGGGTGATCAATGTGGCGCGCGGCAGCCTCATCGATACCGACGCGCTGGTGGGCGCACTGGCCTCCGGCGCGATCGGCGGCGCCGGTCTCGATGTCACCGATCCCGAACCGCTGCCGGACGGCCACCCGCTCTGGGTGCTGCCGAATGCCATTGTCACACCGCATGATTCGAATCCCCCACAGCTGCGACTCGCGGCGTTCGCGGACCATGTCGGCGCGAATGTGCAGCGCTTCACCACCGGGCGTGACCTGCTCGCTCCGATCGATACCGAACGGGGTTACTGA
- a CDS encoding SDR family NAD(P)-dependent oxidoreductase yields MFGLERLIPIGIRPRRSHGARAVVTGAGSGIGRAFALEIAERGGQVICADIDESRADETVALIERNHPGAAHAFRCDVSRREEVEVLARFAESLFERPVTLVVNNAGVGIGGKPVGEIGFDDWEWALGINLWGVVHGCEIFAPQLRAARRGGIINVASAAAFAAAPSMAVYNASKAAVLSLSETMAAEMSGTGVAVTVLCPTFVKTNVARDGRITPQSARLADTLMRLTGFSPDSVARTTLDAHDRGQLYVLPQLDAHLIWRLKRYFPAQYTYALGLLDRLLPQENSTTTDRSSVSDKTGV; encoded by the coding sequence ATGTTCGGACTGGAAAGGCTCATTCCGATCGGCATCCGACCGCGTCGCAGCCACGGCGCCCGCGCGGTGGTGACCGGTGCGGGCAGCGGTATCGGCCGGGCCTTCGCACTCGAAATCGCCGAACGCGGTGGACAGGTGATCTGCGCCGATATCGATGAATCCCGCGCCGATGAGACCGTCGCCCTCATCGAGCGCAATCATCCCGGGGCCGCGCACGCGTTCCGCTGTGATGTTTCGCGGCGCGAGGAGGTGGAAGTGCTTGCGCGCTTCGCCGAATCGCTGTTCGAACGCCCGGTCACGCTGGTGGTCAACAATGCCGGTGTCGGCATCGGTGGAAAGCCGGTCGGCGAAATCGGTTTCGACGACTGGGAGTGGGCGCTCGGCATCAACCTGTGGGGTGTGGTGCACGGATGCGAGATCTTCGCCCCGCAACTGCGTGCCGCCCGCCGCGGCGGCATCATCAATGTCGCCTCGGCGGCCGCCTTCGCCGCCGCACCATCGATGGCGGTCTACAACGCGTCCAAGGCCGCGGTGCTTTCGCTTTCGGAGACCATGGCCGCCGAAATGAGCGGCACCGGAGTCGCGGTCACCGTACTGTGCCCGACCTTCGTCAAGACGAATGTGGCTCGCGACGGCCGCATTACACCGCAATCGGCCCGATTGGCCGACACCCTCATGCGCCTGACCGGCTTCTCCCCCGACAGCGTCGCGCGCACCACCCTTGACGCCCACGACCGCGGCCAACTGTATGTGCTGCCGCAACTGGACGCGCACCTCATCTGGCGGCTCAAGCGCTACTTCCCCGCCCAGTACACCTACGCCCTCGGACTCCTGGATCGGCTACTGCCACAGGAGAACTCGACCACCACGGACCGATCCTCGGTCTCCGACAAAACAGGAGTCTGA
- a CDS encoding MFS transporter, protein MTAVEERSGSFTGTRGFDHRLIAPMILGSILNPINSSMLAVALVPIGKAFGAPPSETIWLVSALYLATAVGQPVVGRLVDRYGPRTLYLLGTALVGIAGVLGAVAPGLGVLILSRVLLGFGTSAAYPASMFLLRSESERTGLQSPAGVLAMLSIANQVMAVLGPTLGGALIGVGGWHLIFTVNVPLSLACLALGRMSLPKLAELPASVRARQGGGVDITGMVLFAGTLVVSMLFLMKPAVAHWYLLVLAGVVGIGFVLRELHAAQPFIDLRVLGGNAPLLATYGRQVLAFVTAYAFLYGFTQWLEEGRSLSASVAGLVLLPMSLSAIAITAITARRRQVRGKLVAGALLQVAACACLLLLGPHTGIWLLVVVGVLSGLPQGLNGLANQNALYHQADPARMASSAGLLRTGTYLGALIAAAADAAVFPHVADSAGVHELALLLLVVSVLLVIVTLTDRSLARVGRDCA, encoded by the coding sequence ATGACGGCCGTCGAAGAGCGCTCCGGATCATTCACTGGTACAAGGGGATTCGATCACAGGCTGATCGCGCCGATGATCCTCGGCTCGATTCTGAATCCGATCAACTCCTCGATGCTGGCGGTTGCGCTGGTACCGATCGGCAAGGCGTTCGGCGCGCCGCCATCGGAAACCATCTGGCTGGTGTCGGCGCTGTATCTGGCCACCGCGGTCGGGCAGCCGGTGGTCGGGCGGCTCGTCGACCGATACGGGCCGCGCACGCTCTATCTGCTCGGTACCGCTTTGGTCGGTATCGCGGGTGTACTCGGTGCCGTCGCACCGGGGCTCGGTGTCCTGATCCTGTCCAGGGTGCTGCTCGGCTTCGGCACCTCCGCGGCGTATCCGGCCTCGATGTTCTTGTTGCGCAGCGAATCCGAGCGCACCGGATTGCAGAGTCCGGCCGGGGTGCTCGCCATGTTGTCGATCGCCAATCAGGTGATGGCGGTGCTCGGGCCGACGCTGGGTGGGGCGCTGATCGGTGTCGGCGGTTGGCATCTGATTTTCACTGTCAATGTGCCGTTATCGCTGGCTTGTCTGGCGCTCGGGCGGATGAGTTTGCCCAAGCTGGCCGAACTGCCCGCGAGCGTGCGGGCACGGCAGGGTGGTGGCGTGGATATCACCGGCATGGTGTTGTTCGCGGGAACGCTGGTCGTCTCGATGCTGTTTCTGATGAAACCGGCTGTTGCGCACTGGTATCTGCTCGTGCTCGCCGGTGTGGTGGGTATCGGATTCGTGCTGCGGGAGTTGCACGCCGCCCAGCCGTTCATCGATCTGCGAGTGCTCGGCGGCAATGCGCCGTTGCTGGCCACCTATGGCCGCCAGGTGCTCGCGTTCGTCACGGCTTATGCCTTCCTGTACGGCTTTACGCAATGGCTGGAGGAGGGACGGTCGCTGAGTGCGTCCGTGGCCGGACTGGTGCTGCTACCGATGTCGTTGAGCGCCATCGCGATTACCGCGATTACCGCGCGGCGTCGCCAGGTGCGCGGCAAGCTCGTCGCCGGTGCTCTGCTGCAGGTCGCGGCGTGTGCGTGCCTGCTGCTGCTCGGTCCGCACACCGGGATCTGGCTGCTCGTGGTGGTCGGTGTGCTGAGTGGTCTGCCGCAGGGACTCAACGGGCTCGCCAATCAGAACGCCCTGTATCACCAGGCCGATCCGGCGCGGATGGCGTCGTCGGCCGGATTATTGCGCACCGGAACGTATCTCGGTGCGCTGATCGCGGCGGCGGCCGATGCCGCGGTATTTCCGCACGTCGCGGACAGTGCCGGAGTGCACGAGCTGGCCCTGTTGCTGCTCGTCGTCTCGGTGCTGCTGGTCATCGTCACGCTCACCGACCGCTCGCTCGCGCGGGTCGGACGCGACTGCGCCTGA
- the ligD gene encoding non-homologous end-joining DNA ligase, with amino-acid sequence MASKSASPAVELDVGDRTVRVSNPDRIYFPESGATKLDLVQYYLSVGDGIVRALRDRPCMLHRFPKGLAGDKVHQKRLPAGAPDWIPTVRVFFPRYGRHADELCVDKLADVIWAVQMSTVEFHPWNSRRDDTERPDEWRIDLDPMPDCPWSRVQRVAGVAQEVLDELGAVGWPKTSGGKGMHIYVRIAPEWGFTEVRRAALAFAHEVERRAPDDVTTTWWRKDRDPKLLFVDYNQNARDHTIAAAYSVRGVPEATVSTPIRWDEIPDVDPRDFTMKTVPARFAEFGDLHEGIDEAVFRIDQLLEWAERDNLDVELDED; translated from the coding sequence GTGGCCAGTAAGTCCGCGTCGCCCGCCGTCGAACTCGATGTCGGCGACCGCACCGTCCGCGTGTCCAATCCGGACCGGATCTACTTCCCGGAGTCCGGTGCGACCAAGCTCGACCTGGTGCAGTACTACCTGAGCGTCGGCGACGGCATCGTCCGCGCGCTGCGGGATAGGCCGTGCATGCTGCATCGGTTCCCCAAGGGGCTCGCGGGGGACAAGGTGCATCAGAAGCGGCTGCCCGCCGGTGCGCCGGACTGGATTCCCACTGTGCGCGTCTTCTTTCCGCGCTACGGCCGGCATGCGGACGAACTCTGCGTGGACAAGCTGGCCGATGTCATCTGGGCGGTGCAGATGTCCACGGTCGAGTTCCATCCGTGGAACTCGCGCCGCGATGACACCGAGCGACCCGACGAATGGCGCATCGACCTGGACCCGATGCCGGATTGCCCGTGGTCGCGGGTGCAGCGAGTCGCGGGCGTCGCGCAGGAAGTACTCGACGAGCTGGGCGCGGTCGGCTGGCCGAAAACCTCCGGGGGCAAGGGCATGCACATCTATGTGCGCATCGCGCCGGAGTGGGGTTTCACCGAGGTGCGCCGGGCGGCACTGGCCTTCGCGCACGAGGTCGAGCGCCGCGCGCCCGACGATGTGACCACCACCTGGTGGCGCAAGGACCGCGATCCGAAACTGCTGTTCGTCGACTACAATCAGAACGCCCGCGACCACACCATCGCCGCCGCCTATTCGGTGCGCGGCGTCCCGGAGGCGACGGTCTCTACCCCCATCCGCTGGGACGAGATACCCGATGTCGACCCGCGCGACTTCACCATGAAGACGGTCCCCGCCCGCTTCGCCGAATTCGGCGATCTGCACGAGGGCATCGACGAGGCGGTGTTCCGCATCGACCAACTGCTGGAGTGGGCCGAGCGCGACAATCTGGACGTCGAACTCGACGAGGACTGA
- a CDS encoding alpha/beta hydrolase, with amino-acid sequence MTRSTRTSVPGVPTVPSARSRLAAAACEIGLRPLNNAVPMNAPGVWFARKLIATIMATAGPPPRGISVVQVRSGAVRGEWVRAPGVDFGQRAIYYIHGSGYVVCSARTHRGLAAQLSRKTGLPVFLTDYRLAPEHRFPAAADDVEAGYRWLLDRGFAAADLVIACDSAGGHLALDLLIENDRNARPQPAAVAMFSPLIDLTLGLAAEQERRQRDPVISARAAGRLPHAYTRDLPADAPRLRLRIPPGMAMPPLLIQAGGAEMLCADARHLHAMVRDAGGDCALEIWPGQVHVFQALPLLVPEADKALDRAAEFLHTALISQTVTKKVS; translated from the coding sequence ATGACAAGGTCAACGAGGACCTCGGTCCCCGGCGTTCCGACGGTGCCGTCGGCACGGTCCAGACTCGCTGCCGCGGCATGCGAGATCGGGCTGCGGCCGCTGAACAATGCGGTACCCATGAACGCACCGGGAGTGTGGTTCGCACGCAAACTGATCGCGACGATCATGGCCACGGCGGGTCCGCCGCCGCGTGGCATATCCGTCGTCCAGGTCAGGTCCGGCGCTGTCCGCGGCGAATGGGTCCGCGCACCCGGCGTGGATTTCGGACAGCGCGCCATCTACTACATCCACGGCAGCGGCTACGTCGTCTGCTCGGCCCGCACCCACCGCGGCTTGGCCGCACAATTGTCCAGGAAAACCGGACTTCCGGTCTTCCTCACCGACTACCGGCTCGCGCCGGAGCATCGGTTTCCGGCCGCCGCCGATGATGTCGAGGCCGGATACCGCTGGCTGCTCGACCGCGGTTTCGCCGCAGCAGATCTGGTGATCGCCTGCGATTCCGCGGGTGGGCATCTGGCACTGGATCTGCTGATCGAGAACGACCGCAACGCCCGGCCGCAACCCGCCGCCGTCGCGATGTTCTCCCCGCTGATCGATCTCACCCTCGGCTTGGCCGCCGAACAGGAACGGCGGCAACGGGATCCGGTCATCTCGGCCCGCGCCGCCGGCCGACTCCCCCACGCCTATACCCGCGACCTGCCCGCCGACGCACCACGCCTGCGGCTACGAATTCCGCCGGGCATGGCCATGCCGCCGCTGCTGATCCAGGCCGGCGGCGCCGAAATGCTCTGCGCCGACGCCCGACACCTGCACGCGATGGTGCGCGACGCGGGCGGCGACTGCGCACTCGAGATCTGGCCGGGGCAGGTGCACGTCTTCCAGGCGCTGCCGCTACTGGTTCCGGAGGCGGACAAGGCATTGGATCGGGCCGCCGAATTCCTCCATACCGCACTGATTTCCCAGACCGTCACGAAGAAGGTGAGCTGA